From a region of the Acidobacteriota bacterium genome:
- a CDS encoding NAD(P)/FAD-dependent oxidoreductase: protein MESIDVVVIGGGVTGLASASALARAGLGVCVLERHPRFGMDTSTHNSGVIHAGIYYPADSLKARLCVEGARLLYAFCEQHRVPHARCGKLIVALDAAEADALQALKQRGDANLVEGLTLVDRDFIRRVEPHAAGVAAVYSPTTGIVEPEELVQALARVCEDHGAYLLPGTRCAGADLAQDSIILHTEREQIRARVVVNAAGLHADEVSAQLGGETFTIYPCRGEYAEIAPSRCDLVNALVYPLPHVSGHGLGVHLTRTTRGSVLIGPTIQHQQSRDDYESSRLELAEFLEPTRRLLPEIQLADLRMGGSGIRPNLNAPDETFADFLIRRDTRNPRLIQAAGISSPGLTACLAVGNLVTDLVREVLA from the coding sequence ATGGAGTCGATCGACGTTGTCGTCATAGGTGGAGGGGTCACAGGCCTGGCGTCAGCTTCGGCGCTGGCGCGGGCCGGGCTGGGAGTGTGTGTGCTCGAGCGGCACCCCAGGTTCGGCATGGACACCAGTACTCACAATAGCGGAGTGATTCACGCAGGGATCTACTATCCCGCCGACTCGCTGAAGGCCAGACTGTGTGTCGAGGGCGCGCGGCTGCTGTACGCGTTTTGCGAACAGCATCGCGTGCCGCACGCCCGGTGCGGCAAGCTCATCGTGGCGCTGGACGCGGCGGAAGCGGACGCGCTGCAGGCCCTCAAGCAGCGGGGCGATGCCAACCTGGTCGAGGGACTGACGCTGGTCGACCGGGATTTCATCCGTCGCGTTGAACCGCACGCCGCCGGTGTGGCAGCCGTCTACTCGCCGACGACCGGCATTGTGGAGCCGGAGGAGCTCGTGCAGGCGCTCGCCCGTGTCTGCGAAGATCACGGCGCCTATCTGCTGCCCGGAACGCGGTGCGCCGGCGCGGACCTCGCGCAGGACAGCATCATCCTCCACACCGAGCGCGAGCAGATTCGGGCGCGCGTCGTTGTCAACGCCGCCGGGCTCCATGCCGATGAGGTATCGGCCCAGCTCGGCGGCGAGACGTTCACGATCTATCCGTGCCGGGGAGAGTACGCCGAGATCGCGCCCTCCAGGTGCGATCTGGTCAACGCGCTGGTGTATCCACTGCCCCACGTGTCGGGTCATGGCCTGGGCGTGCATCTGACCAGGACGACGAGAGGCAGCGTACTCATCGGACCAACGATTCAGCACCAGCAGAGCAGGGACGACTACGAAAGCAGCCGCCTGGAACTGGCGGAGTTTCTCGAGCCGACTCGCCGGTTGCTGCCGGAGATTCAACTGGCCGATCTCCGTATGGGAGGGAGCGGCATCAGGCCGAATCTGAACGCGCCGGACGAGACGTTTGCCGACTTCCTGATCCGGCGCGATACCAGGAATCCGCGGCTGATTCAGGCAGCGGGCATCAGCTCGCCTGGTTTGACGGCGTGTCTGGCGGTGGGAAATCTCGTGACGGATCTCGTGCGCGAGGTGCTGGCGT
- the gmd gene encoding GDP-mannose 4,6-dehydratase, with protein MAKRAIITGITGQDGSYLAELLLEKGYEVTGIIRRLSYQNFGRIEHLLDRVTLRPADLLDQLSLVRAIEDVQPDELYNLAAMSFVPASWDQPFLTGEFNAQGVTRVLEAIRMVNPKIKLYQASSSEMFGKVREVPQTEMTPFYPRSPYGVSKVFGHYITVNYRESYGLFACSGILFNHESPRRGLEFVTRKVTDGVARIKLGLADKLRLGNLDAHRDWGFAGDYVRAMWLMLQQPTPDDYVVATGVSHSVRDLVQVAFAHAGLEWKKYVEVDPTLLRPAEVDHLIGSSDKARKILGWEPSVDFNGLINMMVDADLKRLANWKPATAS; from the coding sequence ATGGCGAAGCGAGCGATCATCACTGGTATCACGGGGCAGGACGGGTCGTACCTGGCCGAACTGCTGCTCGAAAAGGGCTACGAGGTCACCGGCATCATCCGCCGGCTGAGTTACCAGAACTTTGGCCGGATCGAACACCTGCTTGATCGCGTCACGCTTCGGCCTGCCGATCTGCTGGACCAACTGTCGCTCGTGCGAGCGATTGAAGATGTTCAGCCCGACGAGCTCTACAATCTGGCGGCGATGTCGTTTGTGCCCGCCTCGTGGGACCAGCCATTCCTGACCGGCGAGTTCAATGCCCAGGGTGTGACGCGCGTGCTCGAGGCGATTCGCATGGTCAACCCGAAGATCAAACTGTACCAGGCGTCGTCGAGCGAGATGTTCGGCAAGGTCCGCGAGGTGCCGCAGACCGAGATGACCCCGTTCTACCCGCGCAGTCCGTACGGCGTGTCGAAGGTCTTCGGGCACTACATCACCGTGAACTACCGCGAGAGCTACGGGCTGTTCGCGTGCTCGGGGATTCTGTTCAACCACGAGTCGCCCCGCCGGGGACTCGAGTTTGTGACGCGGAAGGTGACCGATGGTGTGGCGCGGATCAAGCTCGGGCTGGCCGACAAGTTGCGCCTCGGCAATCTTGACGCCCACCGCGACTGGGGATTCGCCGGCGATTACGTCCGCGCGATGTGGCTGATGCTGCAGCAGCCGACTCCCGATGACTACGTGGTGGCGACCGGTGTCAGCCATTCGGTCAGGGACCTGGTGCAGGTGGCCTTTGCGCACGCGGGGCTCGAGTGGAAGAAGTACGTGGAAGTCGATCCGACCCTGCTTCGACCGGCCGAAGTCGATCATCTGATCGGCAGCTCCGACAAGGCGCGCAAGATCCTCGGGTGGGAGCCGTCCGTTGATTTCAACGGCCTGATTAACATGATGGTGGACGCGGACTTGAAGCGTCTGGCCAACTGGAAGCCCGCGACGGCTTCCTGA
- a CDS encoding class I SAM-dependent methyltransferase, with amino-acid sequence MSEDLKHPDEASRLTAEREQADRRYRNALEAVDRAIPKFEPIHPTATRGEGHGSASLAPIWEIMQESAGPSLVGRVLAFGRKLLRTPFSGVLRRQQTFNGTVVSYAASIEVQLGEQMQALARFHHYVIQYMQQVSPLIETNYRHQMMVGSGLAAYLDEVNAVYALRWEATQARERRMVAALDEIRASIAGEIQTSIAIVNQTGATLKRELERLLAAAPAPMAHATTGAGVAADRTDRAEPGVRSAASPDAVNAYKYVGFEDKFRGSESDISERLATYLPLFEGASDVLDLGCGRGEFLATLRDHGISGRGLDINHEMVELCHSRGLTVDEGDALSYLERLPDGSLGGLFAAQVVEHFQPGYLMRLLDVAYHALRPGSRLVLETLNPACWSAFFDSYIRDVTHAWPLHPDTLSFLVTAAGFQRIEVRYMAPYSPDHKMQRMSVGRDTALTPAEVSMMETFNTNVDRLNGQLFSNRDYAVIAERL; translated from the coding sequence TCGAGCCGATCCACCCGACGGCCACCCGTGGCGAGGGTCACGGGTCGGCCTCGCTGGCCCCGATCTGGGAGATCATGCAGGAATCCGCGGGGCCGTCGCTTGTCGGGCGCGTCCTGGCTTTCGGCCGGAAGCTACTCCGCACACCGTTCTCCGGCGTGCTGCGGCGTCAGCAGACGTTCAACGGGACGGTCGTGTCGTACGCCGCGTCGATTGAGGTCCAATTGGGCGAGCAGATGCAGGCCCTCGCCCGATTCCACCACTACGTGATCCAGTACATGCAGCAGGTCAGTCCGCTGATCGAGACGAATTACCGGCATCAGATGATGGTCGGCTCGGGGCTGGCGGCGTACCTCGACGAAGTCAATGCCGTGTACGCGCTCCGCTGGGAGGCCACCCAGGCGCGGGAGCGACGGATGGTGGCGGCGCTCGACGAAATCCGCGCCAGCATAGCGGGCGAAATCCAGACGAGCATTGCCATCGTCAACCAGACAGGCGCGACGCTCAAGCGCGAACTCGAGCGGCTGCTGGCGGCTGCCCCGGCGCCGATGGCGCACGCGACGACTGGCGCTGGAGTCGCGGCTGACCGGACCGATCGAGCGGAGCCTGGCGTCCGCTCGGCGGCAAGCCCGGATGCGGTCAACGCGTACAAGTACGTCGGCTTCGAGGATAAGTTCAGGGGATCGGAAAGCGACATCAGCGAACGGCTCGCGACCTACCTGCCGCTGTTCGAGGGCGCGTCCGACGTCCTGGATCTCGGCTGCGGCCGCGGGGAGTTCCTGGCGACTCTGCGTGACCACGGCATCAGCGGACGTGGTCTCGACATCAATCACGAAATGGTCGAACTGTGTCACAGTCGGGGCCTCACTGTGGATGAAGGCGACGCGCTGTCGTATCTCGAGCGCCTGCCGGATGGCTCACTGGGGGGATTGTTCGCCGCGCAGGTCGTAGAACACTTTCAACCCGGCTACCTGATGCGCCTGCTGGACGTGGCTTACCACGCGCTGAGGCCCGGCTCCCGGCTCGTACTCGAGACGCTCAATCCGGCATGCTGGTCGGCGTTTTTCGACAGCTACATCCGCGACGTGACGCATGCCTGGCCGCTCCACCCCGATACGCTCAGCTTCCTGGTGACGGCCGCGGGGTTTCAGCGCATCGAGGTCCGGTACATGGCGCCGTATTCCCCGGACCACAAAATGCAGCGGATGTCGGTCGGGCGCGACACCGCCCTGACGCCGGCGGAAGTGTCCATGATGGAAACGTTCAACACCAACGTCGATCGCCTGAACGGACAACTGTTCAGCAATCGTGACTATGCGGTGATCGCCGAGCGCCTGTAG
- a CDS encoding nucleotide sugar dehydrogenase produces MNLSERIQNKTCKVGIIGLGYVGLPLAAELAKAGFPVTGFDVDERKVSELNAGRSYIPDVSTAELAEIVRSGRFRATTDMSALAEMDAIDIAVPTPLRKTKDPDMSYVVQAVEAVKKHLRKGQMVCLESTTYPGTTDELVKPMLEETGLRAGVDFYLVFSPERVDPANPVYLTKDIPKVVGGIDKTSTDLACALYGQVVTRTVPVSSTVVAEMAKLLENTFRAVNIGMVNELALMCHRMGIDVWEVIDAAKTKPFGFMAFYPGPGLGGHCIPIDPFYLSWKAKQSGFEARFIELAGQVNASMPAWVVSRVADALNTVRKAVNGSRVHIYGVAYKKNVGDMRESPALDVIEHLLRRGATVTYSDPHVPSFRLDGHGEQHAISEADALAASPDCVVVTTDHDAFDYDALVGKASLILDTRNALRKYQGAHIHRL; encoded by the coding sequence ATGAATCTGTCTGAACGCATCCAGAACAAGACGTGCAAGGTTGGCATCATCGGTCTCGGGTACGTCGGGTTGCCGCTTGCGGCGGAGCTGGCCAAGGCCGGGTTCCCGGTAACGGGTTTCGACGTCGACGAACGGAAGGTCAGCGAACTGAACGCGGGCCGAAGCTACATCCCGGACGTGTCAACGGCGGAGCTGGCCGAAATTGTCCGCAGCGGACGATTCAGGGCGACCACCGACATGTCGGCGCTGGCGGAGATGGACGCCATCGACATCGCCGTGCCGACACCGCTTCGCAAGACCAAAGACCCCGACATGTCGTATGTCGTGCAGGCGGTCGAGGCCGTGAAGAAGCACCTCCGCAAAGGACAGATGGTCTGCCTGGAGTCGACCACCTACCCCGGAACGACCGACGAGCTGGTCAAGCCGATGCTCGAGGAGACCGGGCTTCGTGCCGGCGTCGATTTCTATCTCGTGTTCTCGCCCGAACGCGTGGACCCGGCCAATCCGGTGTACCTCACGAAGGACATCCCGAAGGTCGTCGGTGGGATTGACAAGACGAGCACCGACCTGGCGTGCGCGCTGTACGGACAGGTTGTCACCAGGACGGTGCCGGTCAGTTCGACCGTCGTCGCGGAGATGGCCAAGCTGCTGGAGAACACGTTCCGCGCGGTCAACATCGGGATGGTGAACGAACTGGCCTTGATGTGCCACCGGATGGGGATCGACGTCTGGGAAGTGATCGACGCCGCGAAAACCAAGCCATTCGGTTTCATGGCGTTCTACCCCGGACCGGGACTGGGCGGCCACTGCATCCCGATCGACCCGTTCTATCTCTCGTGGAAGGCCAAGCAGAGCGGCTTCGAGGCACGATTCATCGAGTTGGCCGGCCAGGTCAACGCCTCGATGCCCGCATGGGTAGTGTCACGCGTGGCGGACGCGCTCAACACCGTCCGGAAGGCTGTGAACGGGTCTCGCGTCCACATCTACGGGGTGGCCTACAAGAAGAACGTCGGCGACATGCGTGAATCGCCGGCGTTGGACGTGATCGAGCATCTGCTGCGGCGTGGCGCCACCGTCACGTACAGCGATCCGCACGTGCCAAGCTTCCGTCTCGACGGCCATGGCGAGCAGCACGCGATTTCGGAGGCCGATGCGCTGGCCGCGTCGCCCGATTGTGTCGTGGTCACGACCGACCACGACGCATTCGACTACGACGCGCTGGTCGGCAAGGCGTCGCTCATCCTGGACACGCGCAACGCCCTCCGGAAGTACCAGGGCGCGCACATCCACAGGCTGTAG